One window of Saccharopolyspora phatthalungensis genomic DNA carries:
- a CDS encoding ABC transporter permease, with protein MTATVADAPAVGARPVSVARGYRFELVKLLSQWWVRLLVLACWIAPALFVAAVSQQNSLPVDTLFGRWMNATGWAGSLVMLGFAGTYALPLLTSLVAGDVFASEDRLGTWRHLLVAVRSPRRIFVAKALASLTVILVLVAGLAVSSAAGGVVAVGNRQLVGLDGHLLAPADAAGKVLLAWVCVLAPTLALAAIGLLGSVALGRSPMGLLLPLVVALAMQLVQMLPVPVAVRLALPSYGFIAWNGLFTSPAQLGPLLIGIVVSLVWAVAATALAYLFFQRRDFTNLTYGGSGRRAISTGLLPLVGLLAVTVAVVTPATGATGSGIEQDKVQSSVATAFAHLYRLQTTQLNRPDVTEAQLRATATCNKGGGQVAAHGPGNDWRCVISWHLPDVEAAGTAIYQLDVTADGRFIADGDGPKEVNGYFQVRTPTGDAPNPLWQFDANVELLPTIPKG; from the coding sequence ATGACCGCGACCGTCGCCGATGCTCCTGCTGTCGGTGCCCGCCCTGTCTCGGTGGCGCGCGGCTACCGCTTCGAGCTGGTCAAACTTCTCTCGCAATGGTGGGTGCGCCTGCTGGTCCTCGCCTGCTGGATCGCGCCTGCACTCTTCGTCGCCGCGGTGAGCCAGCAGAATTCGCTCCCCGTCGACACTCTCTTCGGTCGCTGGATGAATGCCACGGGCTGGGCCGGATCGCTGGTGATGCTTGGTTTCGCGGGCACCTATGCGCTCCCCCTGCTGACCTCGCTGGTCGCCGGTGACGTGTTCGCTTCCGAAGACCGGCTCGGCACCTGGCGCCACCTGCTGGTGGCGGTCCGTTCGCCGCGACGGATCTTCGTCGCGAAGGCACTGGCGAGCCTCACCGTCATCCTGGTGCTCGTGGCCGGGCTGGCCGTTTCCAGCGCGGCCGGCGGGGTTGTGGCGGTCGGCAACCGGCAGCTGGTCGGGCTCGACGGCCACCTGCTGGCGCCTGCGGACGCCGCCGGGAAGGTCCTGCTCGCGTGGGTCTGCGTGCTCGCCCCGACCCTGGCCCTCGCTGCGATCGGACTACTCGGGTCCGTCGCATTAGGACGGTCCCCGATGGGACTGCTGTTACCTCTCGTCGTCGCCCTCGCCATGCAGCTCGTCCAGATGCTGCCGGTGCCCGTCGCGGTACGCCTCGCCCTGCCCAGCTACGGCTTCATCGCCTGGAACGGTCTGTTCACCAGCCCGGCACAGCTCGGGCCGCTCCTGATCGGCATCGTGGTCAGCCTGGTGTGGGCCGTTGCCGCAACCGCCTTGGCCTACCTGTTTTTCCAGCGGCGCGACTTCACGAACCTGACTTACGGCGGCTCCGGGCGCCGCGCGATCAGCACCGGCCTCCTGCCGCTCGTCGGGCTGCTCGCCGTCACCGTCGCTGTCGTGACCCCAGCGACCGGAGCCACGGGTTCCGGGATCGAGCAGGACAAAGTGCAGAGCTCGGTCGCCACGGCCTTCGCCCACCTCTACCGCCTGCAGACCACACAGCTGAACCGACCCGACGTCACCGAGGCGCAGCTGAGGGCCACGGCGACGTGCAACAAGGGCGGCGGCCAGGTCGCCGCCCACGGACCGGGCAACGACTGGCGTTGCGTCATCTCCTGGCATCTCCCCGACGTCGAGGCCGCAGGGACGGCCATCTACCAGCTCGACGTCACCGCAGACGGGCGGTTCATCGCCGACGGCGACGGGCCGAAGGAAGTGAACGGCTACTTCCAGGTGCGAACCCCCACCGGGGACGCGCCGAACCCGCTCTGGCAGTTCGACGCGAATGTCGAGCTGCTACCCACCATCCCGAAGGGATAA
- a CDS encoding ABC transporter ATP-binding protein, translating into MDTPLAVRARGITKCFGDVVALDTIDLDVAQGQIHGLVGPNGAGKTTLLGLLLGLAVADSGTLEILGTPVGRALTAPDAVAGFVDGPGLYPSLTAKQNLAALAALRGCDARTAGIDDVLDQVGLTDVTDDRVRGFSLGMRQRLGLASALLTKPRLLVLDEPSNGLDPAGKQHVHGVLTRLAADGTSVMLSSHRMDDLEALCSEVTIVATGRVVFSGPLSKLAAENQELDYRLITSTPEDARRLAADTAGIRVVDDAGARQDAEVLVVRAFVPALDELVVRLVHAGIAVRELAPVVSPLETAFLALTEQQESNR; encoded by the coding sequence ATGGACACACCCCTCGCAGTGCGAGCTCGCGGGATCACCAAGTGTTTCGGCGATGTCGTCGCGCTCGACACCATCGATCTGGATGTGGCACAGGGGCAGATCCACGGGTTGGTCGGGCCGAACGGCGCCGGCAAGACGACCTTGCTCGGCTTGCTGCTGGGCCTGGCCGTCGCTGACAGCGGCACTCTCGAAATTCTCGGTACGCCGGTCGGCCGAGCGCTCACCGCTCCCGACGCCGTCGCGGGTTTCGTCGACGGGCCCGGCCTCTACCCCTCGCTCACCGCCAAGCAGAACCTCGCCGCGCTGGCCGCGCTTCGCGGCTGCGACGCGCGGACGGCGGGCATCGACGATGTGCTCGACCAGGTCGGCCTCACCGATGTCACCGACGACCGGGTCCGGGGCTTCTCCCTAGGCATGCGTCAGCGCCTCGGGCTCGCCTCGGCCTTACTCACCAAGCCCCGCCTCCTAGTGCTCGACGAGCCGTCCAACGGTCTCGACCCGGCCGGCAAGCAGCACGTGCACGGTGTCCTCACCCGGCTCGCGGCCGACGGAACCTCCGTCATGCTCTCCAGCCACCGGATGGACGACCTCGAAGCGCTGTGCTCCGAGGTCACAATCGTCGCCACCGGACGCGTCGTCTTCTCCGGCCCGCTGAGCAAGCTCGCCGCCGAGAACCAGGAACTCGACTACCGGCTCATCACCTCCACCCCGGAGGACGCCCGCCGGCTGGCCGCCGACACGGCCGGGATCCGTGTCGTCGACGACGCCGGGGCACGGCAGGACGCCGAGGTGCTCGTAGTGCGCGCGTTTGTGCCCGCCCTCGACGAACTGGTGGTGCGGCTTGTGCACGCGGGCATCGCGGTGCGCGAGCTCGCACCTGTGGTGTCGCCACTCGAAACCGCGTTCCTCGCCCTGACCGAGCAACAGGAGTCCAACCGATGA